In Panthera tigris isolate Pti1 chromosome C1, P.tigris_Pti1_mat1.1, whole genome shotgun sequence, the following proteins share a genomic window:
- the PRR9 gene encoding proline-rich protein 9 — protein MSFNEQQCKQPCVPPPCLQKSQEQCQANAEEVCLPPCQDPCQEKCPVQVQEVCLPQCQGLCQESCPQQSQDQCPSQCVEPCQELSQTKCVEVCPQKVQEKCLPPGKGK, from the coding sequence ATGTCCTTTAATGAACAGCAGTGCAAGCAGCCATGTGTGCCTCCCCCATGTCTTCAAAAGTCCCAAGAGCAGTGCCAGGCAAATGCTGAGGAAGTGTGCCTTCCCCCATGCCAGGACCCCTGCCAGGAGAAGTGCCCAGTGCAAGTTCAGGAGGTTTGTCTTCCTCAGTGCCAGGGATTATGCCAAGAAAGTTGCCCACAGCAAAGCCAAGACCAATGCCCATCTCAGTGTGTGGAGCCATGCCAGGAGCTATCTCAGACAAAATGTGTGGAAGTTTGTCCACAGAAAGTCCAGGAGAAGTGCTTGCCCCCTGGCAAGGGAAAGTAA